One region of Pyramidobacter sp. YE332 genomic DNA includes:
- a CDS encoding ribonuclease J has product MKNNSKSAISTQPATASPQRKGTKGTYSRRTISEKGTAMNVSRAAYARRRKIASAPTETLKFIPLGGLGEIGKNMYAIEYENDIVVIDAGLMFPDEEMLGIDFVIPDISYLEENRKKIRGILITHGHEDHIGALPFVLPKLDVPVYSAKLTLGMIEGKMLEAAPRYKPRLVEVKAGETVALGVFKVTFISVCHSIPDALGIAVETPLGVVLHTGDFKFDPTPVDEHVTDYAAFAELGRKGVLLMASDSTNAEREGFTKSEKSLIGSIDNLFRTYRNRRVIISAFASNLHRVQLVLDAAARFNRKVVFAGRSMVNNVELAIRLGYIKADPETVVPLAEMDSYNDSHLVVMTTGSQGEPFSGLVLMSKGAHHRVKLDSKDVVALFANPIPGNEKLVSNTINRLFELGCEVLYGREAGLHVSGHASREELKMLLSMVKPRYFVPVHGEYRMQIRHSQLAEEVGIPEKNVFIMNNGDILSITRNSAGVKSKAPAGAVLVDGMALGEKEGSILKERQELSENGVLVVSITLDKKGRLVGEPCFESYGQIHFKDAEGMRQEFSEAVRRALKREALEDDELLKKQISLRCKELLRKYMRSASAVIPLIARL; this is encoded by the coding sequence ATGAAAAATAATTCGAAGAGTGCAATATCAACGCAGCCCGCAACGGCGTCGCCCCAGAGAAAGGGCACCAAAGGGACGTACAGCCGGCGCACGATCAGCGAAAAGGGGACGGCAATGAACGTCTCACGCGCAGCCTATGCCCGCAGAAGAAAGATCGCCTCCGCGCCGACTGAAACGCTGAAGTTTATTCCTCTGGGCGGCCTGGGGGAGATCGGCAAGAACATGTACGCCATAGAGTACGAAAATGACATTGTGGTGATTGATGCCGGTCTGATGTTTCCCGATGAGGAGATGCTGGGCATCGACTTTGTCATTCCCGACATCTCCTATCTCGAAGAAAATCGAAAAAAAATCCGCGGCATCCTGATCACCCATGGGCATGAGGACCATATCGGCGCGCTGCCGTTCGTGCTGCCCAAGCTGGACGTCCCCGTGTACAGCGCCAAGCTTACTCTGGGCATGATCGAGGGGAAGATGCTGGAAGCCGCGCCGCGGTACAAGCCGCGGCTGGTGGAGGTCAAGGCCGGAGAAACCGTTGCGCTTGGCGTTTTCAAGGTTACGTTCATTTCCGTCTGTCACTCGATCCCCGACGCTTTGGGGATCGCCGTCGAGACCCCCCTCGGCGTCGTGCTCCATACGGGCGATTTCAAGTTCGATCCCACGCCTGTCGACGAACACGTCACCGATTACGCCGCTTTCGCCGAACTGGGGCGGAAGGGCGTGCTGCTCATGGCTTCCGACTCCACGAACGCTGAACGCGAAGGTTTTACAAAATCCGAAAAGTCGTTGATCGGGTCCATCGACAATCTTTTCCGCACCTACCGCAACCGGCGCGTCATCATTTCCGCTTTCGCCAGCAACCTTCATCGCGTCCAGCTGGTCCTTGACGCGGCGGCGCGCTTCAACAGGAAGGTCGTCTTCGCCGGGCGCAGCATGGTCAACAACGTCGAGCTGGCAATACGTCTGGGCTATATAAAGGCTGATCCCGAGACCGTTGTCCCTCTTGCCGAGATGGATTCTTACAACGATTCCCATCTTGTCGTGATGACGACCGGCAGTCAGGGAGAACCCTTTTCCGGGCTTGTTTTGATGAGCAAAGGCGCTCATCATCGAGTCAAGCTTGACAGCAAGGATGTGGTGGCCCTTTTCGCCAATCCCATTCCCGGCAACGAAAAATTGGTCAGCAACACCATCAACAGACTTTTTGAACTGGGATGCGAAGTCCTGTACGGCAGGGAGGCGGGGCTGCATGTTTCCGGACACGCCTCCAGAGAAGAGCTGAAAATGCTTCTCAGCATGGTGAAGCCTCGATATTTCGTTCCCGTTCACGGCGAATATCGCATGCAGATCCGTCACTCGCAGCTGGCCGAAGAAGTGGGGATCCCCGAAAAAAATGTTTTCATCATGAACAATGGCGACATCCTTTCCATCACGCGGAATTCGGCCGGGGTCAAAAGCAAAGCGCCGGCCGGCGCCGTGCTGGTAGACGGTATGGCGCTGGGGGAGAAGGAAGGCTCGATCCTGAAGGAACGTCAGGAACTTTCGGAGAACGGGGTCCTCGTGGTCTCGATCACGCTTGACAAGAAAGGACGTCTTGTCGGCGAGCCTTGTTTCGAGAGTTACGGCCAGATCCATTTCAAGGACGCGGAAGGGATGCGTCAGGAGTTTTCCGAAGCCGTCCGCCGCGCTTTGAAACGCGAGGCTTTGGAAGACGACGAGCTTTTGAAAAAGCAGATTTCCCTGCGATGCAAGGAGCTGCTGAGGAAGTACATGCGCAGCGCCTCCGCTGTGATTCCGCTGATCGCAAGGTTATAA
- the greA gene encoding transcription elongation factor GreA: MTQEGYDKMTQEGYDKLSTELKQLRSEERYKIARRIEEARSFGDLSENAEYAAAKDDQAKLEGKIQVMEYQLSRAKIIDSASLDNSHVSVGTTVTIMDITHNKEFVYSIVSSEESDPEKGLISSVSPVGRALMNKRVGDEVPVKVPMGIRKLKIRKIRVK, translated from the coding sequence ATGACTCAGGAAGGCTATGACAAAATGACTCAGGAAGGCTATGACAAACTGAGCACCGAATTAAAACAGCTCAGAAGCGAAGAACGTTATAAAATCGCCCGCAGGATCGAAGAGGCCCGTTCTTTCGGCGATCTCAGCGAAAATGCCGAATATGCCGCGGCCAAGGACGACCAGGCCAAACTCGAAGGCAAGATCCAAGTCATGGAATATCAGCTTTCACGCGCCAAAATCATCGATTCGGCCAGTTTGGACAATTCGCACGTTTCGGTGGGAACGACCGTGACCATCATGGATATCACCCACAACAAGGAGTTCGTCTACTCCATTGTCAGCTCGGAAGAATCCGATCCGGAAAAGGGGCTCATTTCTTCCGTGAGCCCCGTAGGGCGGGCCCTGATGAACAAAAGGGTGGGCGACGAAGTGCCCGTCAAGGTCCCGATGGGAATCCGCAAGCTCAAGATTCGCAAGATCAGAGTCAAATAG